One Ancylothrix sp. D3o genomic window carries:
- a CDS encoding AMP-binding protein, which yields MIEKINLPENHNQSIYDCITAWAHRQPQSIAITAPERTPLTYQDLYQQINQIIAKLNQIGIGRNDRVAVTLPTGPEMAVAFLAIASCATIAPLNPNYTESEYEFYLSDLNAKALIYQPEIAPNAVKIAQKKGISLIELSPVKQSAAGLFLLTGGQSKNPTQAGISQSEDIALVLHTSGTTSRPKIVPLTGNNLCASAQNIRLTLNLVETDRCLNIMPLFHIHGLIGALLSSINAGASIICTAGFQAPKFFDWLAEFRPTWYSAVPTMHQAILARAPQNRYIINQYPLRFIRSSSAPLPAQTMTSLEAEFNAPVIESYGMTEASHQITSNPLPPKTRKAGSVGIPAGPKVAIMDQTGNLLPAGEEGEIVIRGANITSGYENNPDANKNAFTNNWFRTGDLGYLDKDNYLFLKSRIKEIINRGGEKISPREIDEVLLDHPAIAQAVTFAAPHKLLGEEIAVAVVLREGCSITEQEIKQFAAAKLADFKVPRLVMFLDEIPKGPTGKLQRIGLAQKLGLTASDPTIPRADYIPAQTPLQVELVKIWSEILGIDQIGIYDNFFQLGGDSILATRIVNQVREITNIELSFLFFFQEATVAKMADLITQNQALFVEDEEIAAMLDELENLSDEEAEDILSNQE from the coding sequence ATGATCGAAAAAATCAACCTCCCAGAAAATCACAACCAATCTATTTACGATTGCATTACAGCCTGGGCACACCGGCAACCTCAGTCGATAGCCATCACTGCTCCAGAACGTACACCACTAACATACCAAGATTTATATCAGCAGATAAACCAAATCATCGCCAAACTCAACCAAATTGGAATAGGACGCAACGACCGAGTAGCAGTCACCCTACCCACCGGCCCGGAAATGGCAGTCGCATTTTTAGCAATTGCCTCCTGTGCCACAATAGCCCCCCTCAATCCAAATTATACAGAATCAGAATATGAATTTTACCTATCAGACCTCAACGCCAAAGCCCTAATTTATCAGCCAGAAATTGCGCCCAACGCCGTCAAAATTGCTCAAAAAAAAGGCATTTCTCTAATTGAACTATCTCCAGTCAAACAATCAGCAGCCGGCCTTTTTCTGCTAACAGGAGGACAATCAAAAAATCCCACACAAGCAGGAATATCTCAAAGCGAAGATATAGCCTTAGTCCTGCATACATCAGGAACCACTTCCCGTCCTAAAATAGTACCGCTGACAGGAAACAACCTTTGCGCCTCAGCCCAAAATATTCGCCTCACCTTAAATTTAGTCGAGACAGATCGCTGTCTAAACATAATGCCCTTATTCCACATACACGGACTCATCGGAGCATTACTTTCATCCATAAATGCCGGTGCCAGCATTATTTGCACAGCCGGTTTTCAAGCACCCAAATTCTTCGACTGGTTAGCAGAATTTCGCCCCACCTGGTACTCAGCCGTTCCCACCATGCACCAAGCAATTCTTGCACGCGCACCACAGAATCGGTATATAATTAATCAATATCCCCTTCGCTTTATCCGCTCCTCTTCCGCACCTTTGCCGGCCCAAACTATGACCTCCTTAGAAGCAGAATTTAACGCCCCCGTAATCGAATCCTATGGCATGACCGAAGCCTCCCATCAGATTACTAGCAATCCCCTACCGCCCAAAACCCGCAAAGCCGGTTCAGTCGGAATTCCCGCCGGCCCAAAAGTCGCAATTATGGATCAGACAGGCAACTTATTACCAGCCGGTGAAGAAGGAGAAATCGTCATCCGAGGTGCAAACATCACCTCTGGCTATGAAAACAATCCCGACGCCAATAAAAACGCTTTTACAAACAATTGGTTTCGCACCGGCGACTTAGGATATTTAGATAAAGATAACTATCTTTTCCTCAAAAGCCGAATCAAAGAAATTATCAATCGTGGCGGCGAAAAAATATCCCCGCGAGAAATAGATGAAGTCCTTTTAGATCATCCAGCAATCGCTCAAGCAGTCACTTTTGCCGCCCCCCATAAACTCTTAGGAGAAGAAATCGCCGTTGCCGTAGTATTGCGAGAAGGATGTTCGATAACCGAGCAAGAAATAAAACAATTTGCCGCAGCGAAATTAGCTGATTTTAAAGTACCGCGTCTCGTAATGTTTCTTGATGAAATCCCAAAAGGCCCCACCGGCAAACTACAGCGCATCGGACTAGCCCAAAAATTAGGTTTAACAGCTTCTGACCCAACAATTCCAAGAGCCGATTATATACCAGCCCAAACCCCACTCCAAGTAGAATTAGTAAAAATTTGGTCAGAAATTTTAGGCATTGATCAAATAGGCATCTATGACAACTTTTTTCAATTAGGAGGAGATTCTATTTTAGCCACCAGAATCGTCAATCAGGTTCGAGAAATCACCAATATTGAGTTATCCTTTCTCTTCTTTTTTCAAGAAGCCACTGTAGCAAAAATGGCAGATTTAATTACCCAAAACCAAGCTTTATTTGTAGAAGATGAAGAGATAGCCGCAATGTTAGACGAACTAGAAAACCTTTCCGATGAAGAAGCCGAAGATATCTTATCTAATCAAGAGTAA
- a CDS encoding glycosyltransferase family 25 protein, with protein sequence MDWTPFSEEHKNIFQNNNFAKHEILFTQQEEDCDVFVSIFFDKLKPFIIKYGSSKKYLVWTNEPRYDTHFEKKVFFKGVDVHIMNVYTGDTLWDNYYFFHLGKQPLTYYDNFERENYKKIATLITNRVWNTSLIRDGRELDLSRLRREIALQGYELGRVDIYGKKWPENIAIENSRAGDWHGRKLEILPKYHFNLCFENTIADYYCTEKIWDSIGCGCLPIYYGGKNSTIYEDFETNSFLDYTDFRNPHELFEYIEAMTIDEFNERLHRCIHTVNKIYDKVHQLDLRERVVIKIMEKLEDIMGGSLKLNGCKIIEHKENLTEGMSYGNIAESIKNDEKTINLTEKKTGPLTQVLEKDYLKSEELDENDIATALMRSQSKYNLIPRTVNDYFDKIFVINLSQNVQKWAVTSEMLSRYGIKFERVEAVNGYDEENVRSWKDYASKGLNHQHEQTRKRKLIESPGAWGCLLSHKKVIENAKQEGLEKILILEDDIMIHQDFFSLFSTTVQQFPLSWKLIYFGCVQVNWSAVKQFSPNLYHPSINIEPSDLPKVHGSFAYALHASIFDFVLEEISALDWAYDDGPLKEVENKFSQQTFACTPNLFIGDYNISTLRHPEPNMMEKVVQISRWELNNYEPRVYHPKLRVVALLTVRNEERYLASCLEHLHSQGIETCLIDNGSTDRTLEIAESFLERGVFRIEHLPFQGYFELEKILLNEEKLASEINADWFIHLDADEIREAPKPYISLLEGIQDADRQGYNAINFDEFVFIPTSDEEDFEGKDFVKEMQYYYFFEPYPLREVKAWKKTPNIDLHSSGGHRVEFAGQKIFPVSFILRHYIVLSQHHAIAKYGNRVFTEAELAKGWHGDRKKFSAENIKFSERERLKKIDNFSQWDWDKSEPWVKHEIFSYSDEGKSEAVESKILPVSNLHKIKADLERSRAKLSQIKALLKYN encoded by the coding sequence ATGGATTGGACTCCTTTTAGTGAAGAGCATAAAAATATTTTTCAAAATAATAACTTTGCTAAACACGAAATATTATTTACGCAACAAGAAGAAGATTGTGATGTATTTGTAAGCATATTTTTTGATAAATTAAAACCTTTTATTATAAAATACGGGTCATCAAAAAAATATCTGGTTTGGACGAATGAGCCAAGGTATGACACCCATTTTGAGAAAAAGGTATTTTTTAAAGGAGTAGATGTACATATTATGAATGTCTATACTGGTGATACTTTGTGGGATAATTATTATTTTTTTCATCTGGGAAAACAGCCCCTAACATATTATGATAACTTTGAGAGAGAAAATTATAAAAAGATTGCAACTTTAATCACAAATCGGGTCTGGAATACATCTTTAATTCGTGATGGACGCGAGCTTGATTTGAGCCGCTTAAGAAGAGAAATTGCATTACAGGGATATGAGCTAGGTAGGGTTGATATTTATGGCAAAAAATGGCCAGAGAATATAGCAATAGAAAATTCTAGGGCTGGTGACTGGCACGGCAGAAAACTAGAGATATTGCCAAAATATCATTTTAATCTCTGCTTTGAAAATACTATTGCCGACTATTACTGTACGGAAAAAATTTGGGATTCTATCGGGTGTGGTTGTCTTCCTATTTATTATGGGGGTAAAAATAGCACCATTTATGAAGATTTTGAAACAAATAGTTTTTTAGACTACACAGACTTTAGAAATCCCCATGAATTGTTTGAATATATAGAAGCAATGACCATAGATGAATTCAATGAACGTTTGCATCGCTGTATTCACACAGTCAATAAAATTTATGATAAAGTCCACCAACTGGATCTTAGAGAGCGGGTAGTAATAAAAATAATGGAAAAGCTCGAAGATATAATGGGTGGATCATTAAAACTGAATGGTTGTAAAATCATAGAACACAAAGAAAATCTTACTGAAGGTATGTCGTATGGGAATATTGCTGAATCTATAAAAAACGATGAAAAAACTATAAACTTAACTGAGAAAAAAACAGGGCCATTGACTCAAGTTTTAGAAAAAGATTATCTAAAAAGTGAAGAATTAGATGAGAATGATATTGCTACAGCTTTAATGCGCTCACAGTCTAAATACAATCTCATCCCTCGCACAGTTAATGATTATTTCGATAAGATTTTCGTCATCAATTTGAGTCAAAATGTACAGAAATGGGCAGTTACATCTGAGATGCTATCTCGCTATGGGATAAAGTTCGAGCGGGTTGAAGCAGTGAATGGTTATGATGAAGAAAATGTGCGCTCCTGGAAAGATTACGCCAGTAAAGGCTTAAACCATCAGCACGAGCAAACCCGAAAAAGGAAACTTATTGAGTCCCCCGGTGCTTGGGGATGTTTGCTGTCCCATAAAAAGGTTATTGAGAACGCGAAGCAAGAAGGTTTAGAAAAAATCTTGATCCTTGAAGATGACATTATGATTCATCAAGATTTTTTCTCCTTATTTTCGACGACAGTGCAACAATTTCCTTTAAGTTGGAAACTAATTTATTTTGGTTGTGTTCAGGTAAATTGGAGTGCAGTTAAGCAATTTTCTCCCAATTTATATCATCCTAGTATTAACATAGAACCGAGTGATTTGCCGAAAGTTCATGGCTCATTTGCTTATGCTCTCCATGCCTCCATATTTGATTTTGTTTTAGAAGAAATTTCAGCATTAGACTGGGCTTATGATGACGGGCCGCTCAAGGAAGTAGAAAATAAGTTTTCTCAGCAAACGTTTGCTTGTACGCCAAATCTTTTCATCGGTGATTATAACATCAGTACGCTAAGACATCCAGAGCCGAATATGATGGAAAAAGTCGTACAAATATCTCGCTGGGAACTTAACAACTATGAGCCACGAGTTTATCATCCCAAGTTACGAGTTGTTGCTCTATTAACAGTCAGAAATGAAGAACGATATCTAGCAAGTTGTTTAGAACATCTACATTCACAGGGAATCGAAACCTGCCTGATTGACAATGGTTCCACAGATCGCACCTTAGAGATTGCTGAGAGCTTTTTGGAGCGAGGTGTCTTCAGAATAGAACATTTGCCTTTTCAAGGCTATTTTGAATTGGAAAAAATTCTTTTAAATGAAGAGAAATTAGCATCAGAGATAAATGCAGATTGGTTTATCCATTTAGATGCCGATGAAATTCGGGAGGCACCAAAACCTTATATTAGTCTCTTGGAAGGCATTCAAGATGCAGATCGGCAAGGATACAATGCTATTAATTTTGATGAATTTGTATTCATACCTACTAGCGACGAGGAAGATTTTGAAGGCAAAGATTTTGTGAAAGAAATGCAATATTACTACTTTTTTGAGCCGTACCCGTTACGCGAGGTAAAAGCTTGGAAGAAAACACCTAATATAGACCTACACAGTAGTGGAGGACATCGAGTAGAATTCGCTGGACAGAAAATATTTCCGGTATCGTTTATCTTGCGACATTATATTGTTTTAAGCCAACACCATGCTATAGCTAAATATGGAAATAGAGTGTTTACTGAGGCTGAACTAGCGAAAGGATGGCATGGAGACAGAAAAAAGTTTTCGGCAGAAAACATCAAATTTTCTGAAAGAGAGCGCCTCAAGAAAATAGATAATTTTTCCCAGTGGGATTGGGATAAATCAGAACCTTGGGTTAAGCATGAAATTTTTAGCTATTCTGACGAAGGAAAATCAGAGGCAGTTGAGAGCAAAATTTTGCCTGTTTCTAACTTACACAAAATTAAGGCTGATTTAGAACGATCGCGTGCTAAACTCTCCCAAATTAAGGCGTTATTAAAGTATAATTAA